The nucleotide sequence tcaatgtgggagaattagtagactttccttATTGTGAGTACATTTTCTTTTTTGGTGTGATCTCACTTTCCCTCCGctaattccctccattttccattcacccattcaacttgaacccaacaatttATTCTGTATTTGTTTAGATGTATTAATTAGTCTCGAAATTATTTATCCCATCATTTGTACTGATAAGAACTTATTTGTCTCAATTAGGTGTATTTCATTAGTTACTTTATCAGGGACTTGGCTTGTAAATTGTAACATGAGTCTGATGTGGAAAAAATGAATAGGCATCTTCACATATCAAGCGTTCGCTAATACGTATTTGCATCTTTATATATCAGACATTCAGTTATAGGAACTACATATCTTTATATATAGTACGCTCGCTAAAAGGTATcgtatatatttgtatatcaaacgctagctaataaaataaaaaaaaagtaggagTCAGAGAGTTGTGCAACCACAATGACAGGAAGGGATGAGAATCCTTCATTTGTCATTTTATCTTTAGCAGTAATTGTTTCTCAAGATTACAAACACCTCAAAATGACAGTAATTATTCAATGATAACTTTACTAatacttgaataaaaaaaaatacaccttCTAGTTAatacttttttaagaaaaatgtaaAAGAGATACacgataaataatttaaaatgcgGGAATGAAAATTTAGGTATGTACATTTGTACTAGTCCTTGTCTGGTCCCATGAcatttattagtaactcttttatCTATATAAGAAGTGAAAGAATCTCAAGCTCGAAAAAACATAAGTGGACTTGGCATATATCTTagaatcattatttttttaaaatatagcaAAGCTGAAGCCATTGAATGGTATCACAAAGTCGTTTTCCCTTACAAAATACTTGTCTTCTTCTCAGGTAAAGATGATGCAAAGtgcttcttcttttattttaatgaaaaagtTTTGTTTGGTGTGTATATTTTCCTCGGAAGAATataattaagattaataataatatcgaatttcttgatgttttattgtcgagtgaaaaatatttttcataaaattttagtGGTGGTATGTCGGTCTAGCTAGTTCTATTTTAGACATAGTAAGCAGAGTCGCAATGCTTGATTAAGTATTGAGCTTATACAGAAAATGACTTTCTCATAGAAAGTATTTTCCTGAAAGTCATTCTAAGAGACACACCTTATATATGATCCAGGAGAGACAAGACCAGGAATGAAATTATACAGGATAAAGTGGAACTGATCTCCGTGATGAATAAAATGAGGAAAGACAGAAAGAGACAGTTTTGAGAATGTGAAGAGGAGATGAGAGGAGGCGCCAGTAAAGCGGTGTGAGAGTTTGGTTAATAGATTTTATGAGGAGGTGATCATGACTAAGACATGACACATTTTCAACTTAGTAGTCTTACCTGGTATTTGAATAGTATCTCTTATTCTTCATTTTTACTACTACTTGTTTActttgaatgttttgtttatctttctattttgctgtcattatttttctttatatcctTCTTTAATTGAACGTTTTTGAGCCGAGGGTCGATCGGAAACAAGCTCTCTTGACTACTGACTTGttgttttgttgtttgatttcttttttcCACTTAACTGAATGGATATTAGAACTTATCATCATCCATATTGGATTGGTGGAATACAGTATGCTAGCCATATTTGTAACTCATCTGACAGATGACTGGGAATTGGCACTACCAGAGGCAGCTCAAATAGTGAATATACATGAAGGACTCTCATCCCTTCTTGTCATTGTGGTTTCACAACCCTCTGACTCCTACTTTGGTCTTTTCAACTTAATTTTCTTCACCCATACTGCATGCTTTTATTTCGGTAAGTGTTTTTTGTTTCTTGTATCTCCTCCTCCCTTCCCCATGCAGGACTTATTAGCTAGCGTTTGGTATGCAAATTATAAATATAGTACCTATTATCGAGCGTTTGATATACAAAGATATgcaaagttattttatttttgggccGGGACTGGGGATGATATGGTATGAAACACATCAATGAAGTATTAAAGCGTTGTTTGGGGCATTGGTGTTATTAACTGTTGGTAAAGCTGGACGAGATGTCACATTGAAAGCATTTCGTGCTGATCAACTATGGAGATCTAATGAGGATCCAAACCTTGAAGAGGATCAAGAACTTGTACAGATACGTCAAAAACTTATATGGGGAGTTAACTGGATTTTAGGTATAATTGCAGCAACTTTATGGTCCTCAGCAAATGAAGTGTGGGAGACACTTGCAATGGTAGCAGCATTTTTTGTGTTCTTGCTAGGCATCCGATTCTATGTACGCAAGGTTCCATCTCCTAGCCCCATTCTTTACGTTTTCAACGTTGTTAAAGCAGCAGTCTTAAAGAGACGTCTTGATTATCGAGTTTTTCCTAGTCAGTTGTTCAAGAATGACATTATAAGTGACACACAGATTCCTCCTCATATTTCATTGCTCAGGTACCATCTATAACCTAGAGGCGGATTGGAGCCAGGAATTTTAGTCTTTGGGTTCTGAATAGATTATTTATACATACTAAATACAAGGTTTTAGCCACATTTGAGGTAATTTGAGTCTCACAAACACTTTGAGTTAATTTAACCACACATTTTCTAAATTGCAGATGGTTAGACAAAGCCGCGATTTTGGAACTACCGCAGACTGAGCAAGCTGAAACTGCAGGCAGATTTTTTGAGGTAGCAGCAAAGGTGAGGGATGTGAAGCGTTTGATAAGTATGCTTCCTCTTAGGTTGACTTTTTTTGTATACAGTCTCGTAGGGGCTACAGAAGGCACCTTCTTTTACTTACAAGCTGACTTCATGGAATCCCATGTCCCAATAGTAGTTTTTGTTATCATCAAGACCTCTACAAGCTCCATTGTAGCAATCCTATGTGAATTGATCAAGAAAAAAGGACGTCCTCCACTGTATAGAATTGTACTTGGAatgttatcttcttttttttgttgtctAACTGCTTGGGGAGTCGAAGTTTACAGGCGTAGTGAATTGGAACTATGGGTGGACAACTATAATAAAGAGCACTacaaaactaaaatcagtgtGTTTTGGCTAACACCTCAATTCTTCTTGGTTGGCCTTATGGATGGACTTTCGTCGAGTGGACTCCAAGATTTCTTCGAAACTCAAGTTTGTGATTCAATGAAAGGGTATGGTCAAGAATCCAGTGAATTTGTCACTGGCATTGTCAAATTGTTTAGTGTGATGAGAATCCTCATTTTCAGACCCTGGTTTAAGGAAGACGTAAACAAAAGTCGTCTGGACAAGTACTATGCTATGCTAATGGTTCCTACTTTCCTTAACGTTTGCTTCTGCTGCTTTGTGAGCAACTGGTATGCCAATCAGCAGCCCCATGTCATCGTTGAAGTTGTTCGTGAATCGAGGAAGAGGAAAGGTTTATTTACTGaatcgaagaagaagaagaaatgatcAGAATCCGGACTTTGACTGCCGTTGTAGTAGAAATCGTCGTGACAAATTATGAGAAATTGATGTTACATATAACACAACCTAAATGTGCTAAATGTTCAACATTTGTGTGTAATAACGACTTGTAATTTAGCTTCTGAGATTTTAATGAGGATCTATCTGATTATATATTACCTCCGACTGACAATCGAGCATATTAACTAGTATGATTTTCAATACCCATAATACATAAGCATGCACTTTAACTTAGCGTCATCGTGCCTTATTTCTGTTGGAGTCGAAATCGAGAGTGCGTCATGCAGAAGCTTATAGTTTACAAATCAAGatagtgataattcagatgacaaataaaaatatggataaacaacataaattctaacactttactAACTAATTTCTCTCTCTCcctacttttataataattacataaaatcccagaTATGATACATTAGTTAACGTCATGATAAATTAGTTTATGATAcattaataaatctttaattatGGTTATAAACAGAAAAAAAATGGTAATTAAACTTACAGTTGAGCAATTAATGTGCTTAATTAAAGAAATTGTTGTTTAAACTACCTAATTTACGTCATTTAATAACTTATGATAACAAATATCATAAGTTTTTCTATTATATAAAAACTTATGATATATTGTATTATGATAACAAATATCTCATTTAATAACATTGAGTTAATGATACACTACAATTCATGACACATTACATTTATTTGTGGTTACTAATTGTAAcgatccgagactaccccctagtcgtcacatggtgcttacgaccccgaaggaccacaagctaacccatgaatgatatctgttgtgagcactgaacaataacaCTGAAATTAATGcggaaaaataggctgaaatgaaaaaaaggttcaaaatatctgaaatactgataatgaataataacatctgaatctgaGAATACtgtctgaatctagtctgaaaatcctctaactgaatctgtctgaaagtggagttgatagaACAATTccacaactaactccatctactaaaatactgctaagttgaagtactgaaataaaagaatatccttgatagatgaggacttactgctaaatctgctactgctagctgaatctggctaagagcggtcaggaacctgagcgtctgaacctatgatatgaaacattatAGCGCAAGAAACgggtatgcaatcagtacgtgggaatgtactggtatgctaaataaggtaaggctgaatgcatgggtttatatgcatgaacaataactaactgaatgacatgcaagagctggattagcaatcatggaggatctataactactgaGCATACTGTGCATACCATAattgagtatactggaactgaatctgataaccgataactgaatatactgataatctgagatcactgataatctgaattactgataactgagtgactatatcagacagtcctgattctataaaactgaatagagttctattctgaagattaaggctgaaactgaaactgtgggagttctcacttaaccaacatacccctgaGTAAATTgaatggggtccaacctgtaaccccagttggaagggtgtcaatatcgtgccacgggtaaagacaagctaaagagtcaccctctactggtaggttccctaaaCCAGAACGGcggtaccctctactggcaggtagagcacctcatcaaccctctactggaaggtttgatgtctcaacctacgctagctacgtagttctggaacacaagaattgcttctaaggatcacatcttctactagcaggtgagcccccatccttaggttcagtcggtgctaaatactactcctaactgaaagacacggAACTAATTAACTAGACAGAACTGGATtaatactgagatcactgagtttTTCTAGGTTttgtgactgactgagttctactgagttatgtaactgactgagaggaGTACTAATTATGACAAGACTGATACtatttgtaactgacactggctctaggtaaacagctaaattatcgggtattaaatactcctAAGACTCACTAACATTAAAATTAAaccaaagcataatcttgaataacataacaatgtttacttggtcataattcattcaaagaGACATTCcaccaaacacttgtaatgcattaacttgtacataaatgggaaatacatgttagcatactataatggcattatttcattcataTAGATAATTTATCCAACACATAataagcatacttggttcattatatcataaacacttagggttaacatggttacaacaatcaacttgcaaattgaagggtttatcatgaatatcatgtaattcaacacatactagaatcaattcttggaacttgtaatctaaatcatggattaaaactcaaacaacatcattaacatgaattcaatctaattcagacatggaaatcataaatcatagatCGTGTATtatgaaaaaagattcttgggctccataaAAGGTAAAGATCctgatacgggaattcctagcttAAGACCGTTCACACGAAGTCAAGCgcgtgagttgcaacgactccaagccttgttcacatccttggccatgtgtgaggcccttgtgagcccatctaaggtcCTATACTTATTAAAGTATGAAGAGGCCCAACAAAATATCctaaacccacccacttaatgtcaaaggtattttgttattttgtccctcctttgtaattgactatataaTACATTTATTAGGGCTAgtcttttagttagttcattcatatCATAGAAGACAaaaagacttgtaatatttttgACTTCTATTTCttatttggagaggccaaaaccgctagtagagtgatactagtgttgtatcttggctaaaAGCTAcgttcttggggttctttgaaTTCCTCTTGTttcaagtaagaacttggtattgatattcattagtcttagggtcctttctcttgttagggttcttacatgaatgaatattgtgtgtcaagtttctatctctttttttgCAAATCTTGttaatattgtgttgttgaatctaaaaatGTAGTGAAGCCATGTAggactctttcgattcactagcaatattgtctttgttgttcttgttgttaaactcattTTTCTAGTTCAAAACAGGTGTttcaagcctagtgaagccgtgtgtggccattttttgattcactagcactttgtggttcatcttgttgttcttgtgttggttggaatatcttgatacacacttagtcttgtatcatttggtatcaaagattgtggatgattttgttccaacaaaatcaatcttgggcttggtagttgcaaaaatgccaaaaaaaaattgttggaatctgaaaaattccagaaaaaaaaaagaaatttgcgCATCTTGTTCTTAGCCgagaaaattgtgttgtgttgttgtcttggtcCAAAGTTGGTAGTTATATCTACAAAAATTTTGTTTGtctagtttgtttcttgtgttggtttctttctcatcaacacaaaaggtgtctag is from Capsicum annuum cultivar UCD-10X-F1 chromosome 5, UCD10Xv1.1, whole genome shotgun sequence and encodes:
- the LOC107871618 gene encoding protein NRT1/ PTR FAMILY 5.7-like is translated as MLAIFVTHLTDDWELALPEAAQIVNIHEGLSSLLVIVVSQPSDSYFGLFNLIFFTHTACFYFAGRDVTLKAFRADQLWRSNEDPNLEEDQELVQIRQKLIWGVNWILGIIAATLWSSANEVWETLAMVAAFFVFLLGIRFYVRKVPSPSPILYVFNVVKAAVLKRRLDYRVFPSQLFKNDIISDTQIPPHISLLRWLDKAAILELPQTEQAETAGRFFEVAAKVRDVKRLISMLPLRLTFFVYSLVGATEGTFFYLQADFMESHVPIVVFVIIKTSTSSIVAILCELIKKKGRPPLYRIVLGMLSSFFCCLTAWGVEVYRRSELELWVDNYNKEHYKTKISVFWLTPQFFLVGLMDGLSSSGLQDFFETQVCDSMKGYGQESSEFVTGIVKLFSVMRILIFRPWFKEDVNKSRLDKYYAMLMVPTFLNVCFCCFVSNWYANQQPHVIVEVVRESRKRKGLFTESKKKKK